From the genome of Syngnathoides biaculeatus isolate LvHL_M chromosome 15, ASM1980259v1, whole genome shotgun sequence:
GATTTTGTCATACACATTTGATATACGGTGGAAACTCCAAAGGCAAACACAAACCGTTCACTTCTAACTTCAGTGTCAGTTTTCCTATTGTTCAGGAAAATGTAATTGCGTAGCATCATATTTGTGCACAAAGTAAAGGATGAAAATCATCGATACAATCAAAGCACAATTCTCAAATTCGAAAAAGATCTTGAAACCaatattttcagatttatgTGAAACGTCCATGCATCTGTTtccttagtcgcttatcctcacaagggagtgccggagcctatcccagctgtcaacgggcaggaggcggggtacacgctcaaccggttgccagccaatcgcaggcgacatagagacgaacagccgcactcacaatcacacctatggacaatttaggggGTCTGATtcatgttgcctgtttttgggatgtgggagggaactggagtgcccacccggagaaaacacacgcaggcactggaagaaacgtgcaaactccacacaagggggggttccgggattgaacccggtccttagaactgtgaggccaacactttaccaactgaccAACTGTGTCAAACTCGGGGCACGTTGTCGTTAGTTTCCcttagagggccgttatgaatgtgaaaccatgaaaatctatcacctcatcatatttgcagATGAAacttatgagctagttttgtaaTCGTAATTGATTTTTGAaatattgctgttgtttgggtACAGAATATTGCTtccaatatctcaatgttatcatttatttgTGATTATACgatttgaaactttagtacaattttttttttttttttaaatctcggaAGTTGATATTCATCGTTttccttcacgggccacataaaatcattcagcgggccagatttggcccccgggctttgagtttgatacctgtgcTTTAGACGATCCACAAAGCGACATCTGAAATGTAGATGATCAAGCATTCTCAATTCATTGAATCTAACAACACCAAGATGCTACCGGCTAGCATTTAAGTCAGGCGTGTCAAGCTTGTTTTTGTAACGGGCCACATTGTgtttacggtttccctcagagggccgtttggcggtgaaaccataaaaatcttcaatcACCTCCTCATATATAAagatgaaattttggtacagattttagcaagaatcacggaagtcaGCACACCATTTGCCTTCACGAgctacataaaattatgtgttgggccagatctggcccccgggccatgagtttgacacctgtaataATATTATGACTTTGGTGTTTTATATCGTCCGCATGTTTAGGCGATTCAGTGAAGAATGCAGGCTATGCAAAATCATATTCcactttgggtgtgtttttgtcTGCGTTCATTTTTGATACAAtgtccacccaaaaaaatgtaatatttgcatACGTTGTCCAGTGCAAAATCCTGGAGCGGCACATGGAGATGGGCGAGCTGCTGAAGGAGTACGAGAGCATCCCCAAGTGCCGCCCGACGGCCGAGTGCACGGTGGCGCAAATGGCGGAGAGCGCGGACAAGAACCGCTTCCAGGACGTGTTGCCCTACGACGACACCCGCGTGGAGCTGGTGCCCACCAAGGAGAACAACACGGGCTACGTCAACGCGTCGCACATTAAAGTAAGCGCAATAAGTCCTCAATAATAATCCGTGGAGAAGCCGCTGAAAGGCGGCCTCTGCGGGCTTTGTGGgttgccgccggccttgtcaacacggcttcggccggggtggctcatcccCGCCGCGGCAGCGGATCGGGTAGGGGGGCGGCTTgctaaatacggctcgaaacgatggggctaatattgcccccggtcacttcactcggtcttcgaaaagagcttccgtgtcagaaggggcgtgtccgtCTCCCCTAGTCGGCggcccagtgtgacgtcacgggcagaagatgcagccaagataAGACttgtgcaactttgcgcatggatgacgccctctccgctcatatttattttttcgtatagacgttgacgtgaataatgttggatgtatttttcattccagtatctattttagaatgtttgtagggatgacacttttGTCCACGTTCCTTTAATGAGAGATTTTGGAAATATTGCCCTTGAGCCCACTTTAACTGGAAAAACTTCAGCCAGCCATGTTGGTAGTAGCGGCCATTTTATAGCCTTTTGGGGATCTTTCAAGACGGGCTTCTCCTCCAAGCCAGATTCACTTTGCGTCGTGAAATTTGATCGGCACGTCAAAACGCCGTGCCTAAAAAGAGACGGGAAGTCtgccgttttgttttttgtttgtctgacggCTACCAAATTTCTCGACACACGGGCGCCGTTAGAATTTTCCGTCATCGCGTACGGGTGCAGCAGGGCGGTGCTGAACTTTGATGGCTCTTCGTGACTGTCGCCGCAGCGGCCGGTGAACTTTACCTGAGAGCGAAAGACGCAAGCGTCcacgaaaaaaaatgtgcggCATGCTGCTGACGCAAGAGTGGTGGGACAGGTTTTATTGTAGGtcatgtttggtttttttttttttttttttttcgaaaaaagaagaaacatttgtttttgtaaagcggtggcctcacagttccgaggacctgggttcgatcccggccccacctgtgtgtagtttgccatgttctccccgtgcccgcgtgagTTTTCGCCGGGGACTcgggttttcctcccacgtcccaaaaacctACGGCCCAATTTCCGTGACACGTTAACTTTCCCCAAAATACGCAACAGtcattggtcactctaaattgccccaaggtgtgacagtgagcgcggctgttgtctgtctcgacgtgccctgcgattggccggcaaccggttcagggtgtacccctcccgcctcctgcccgttgacagctgggataggcggccaagaaaatggatagctggatgGATTGTCTTTGTCTCGGCAGATCACCGTCGGAGGACACGAGTGGAATTACATCGCCAGCCAGGGTCCCCTTTCCAACACGTGCCAGGACTTCTGGCAGATGGTGTGGGAGCAGGGCGTCGCCATCATCGCCATGGTGACCGCCGAGGAGGTACACCAATCGCTTTACGAGTACATTTCTCAAGCGTTGgattttccttctttcttttctaATCGCCTACCTGGCAAAATGTACGAGTTGGTGGCGGTAGCATAGCCAGGACGGACGGATGCATGGAAAGAAAGAGGGTACACAGAGAGCtgaacgctaatgctagccccgtgctaacgctagcgccgccctaacagggctggaaaaaaaatcaccgagacacggcagtaacacgctcgcCAAGCGCTAACAggtcggaccggtaaaagtcacttcctcggcacatatatgccaccggtcttactcttaccttttccgctagcgtgccccccttgcggctgttgggataaaaaaatgcacaaattagccgcatcaccgcataaaccggagggttgaaagcgtgtgtaaaaaaaaaaaaaaaatccgggtCTGGCGTCTTTGCGTCCAGGAGAGCGGGCGAGAGAAGAGCTTCCGCTACTGGCCCCGGCTGGGCTCGCGGCACAACACGTTGACCTACAACCGCTTCAAGATCACCACGCGCTTCCGCACCGAGTCGGGCTGCTACGCCACGACGGGCCTGAAGATCAAGTACCTGCAGACGGGCCAGGAGCGGACCGTGTGGCACCTGCAGTACACGGACTGGCCGGACCACGGCTGCCCCGAGGATTTCAAGGGCTTCCTGAGTGAGTCGGATTTTCTTCCAGCTGTTTACCACCCACGGAGGCTTTGACGTTCCCGTCGTCGGTCGTTGCAGcctacctggaggaaatccAGTCGGTGCGGAGGCACACCAACAGCATCAGCGAGCCAAAGAACAGCAACCTGCCCGTACTGGTGCACTGCAGCGCCGGAGTGGGCCGCAGCGGCGTGGTCATCCTGGCCGAGATCATGATCGCCTGCCTGGAGCACAACGAGGTGAACGCGTCCCGTCCCGACTCGGAACCGCCGAGTCCCGACCCGTCCTTTGGTTTGTCTCACCCTTCTTCTCTGTCACTCAGATGCTGGACATGAAGACGGTCCTGCTGAAGCTGCGCCAGCAGAGGATGATGATGGTCCAGACCCTGTCCCAGTACACCTTCGTCTACAAGGTGCTGGTTCAATACCTGCGCAACTCCCGCCTCATCTGAGAACCCGCGAAAATGCGCTCCGTGCTACTTCTTGGCTGACCCACCTCTTCTCAACAGTATTATGgtatcgtttttgtttttttttaattttaatatatatattgattaTTGCTGGACGAAGCACTTTGAGCAGTCGTGTGCTGCGTCAAATACATGACGACCGACGTGACCTATTGACAAACGAAGCACAAAAGGTGACAAATGAAGGAAAACGCGAGTAAAGCGAGATCTTTGTAAGTTTTAaacttgaacagttttttttttttaatttaaacatttgatTAAGTGCCTGcagactgtattttttttttttttttttttaaagatgaagcAAAGTTTGATTgcagtgaaaacaaaaagtgtgcgtatgatttgtgtgtgttggaTTGTTACAACAAGGAGGTCAGTTACAAGCGACGTGTGCATGGACATCTTTTCCAGTCATAAATTTGCTTCAgggtttctatttttatttttaatttttttttttttaaacactgatgGAGTCTTAGTGCGAGCCTGAGTGATTTTCTTGTGGCGATTTTTGTCAATGTTGATAATGTATACATTGTAAACCGCTTCTGTGTTTACTGTACAAACTGTATAAAGTTTAACTATGATGCAAAAACTAAATGCTGTgcctttgaaaattattttaaaaagagcataaaaaaaattggactacAGGGTTCCTGCGCATTTCAAATTTCCAGACTGCgtggtaaaaacaacaaaaaaaatgtaataacttGTGACATTTGCGTAAATACTGTTGATGCGTATCATTCTACTTTTTTATGTCACCAACTAATTTCCAGATTTATCCCTCCGACCGTGTCAGGTTGCCATGTGTGCTCGTACCATTGCACCAAATAAAATtccataatataaaaataatttaaaaaaaaaaaataccgtaatttctggcctacaaccCGCGACTTttatcacacgctttcaatttTGTGGaggtgcggctaatttgtgcttttttttttttttccttctaacggccgcaagggatcACTCGAACAGAataggtaagaatgagacaggtggaatacatgtgccgaggaagtgacttttaccggcgttagcactgtgctagcgtgtggctgctgtgttactggtgtgtctcagtgatatttaccacaaagttttatttttatttgttagcattagcaccgcgctagcgtctttctttgtaaatatgtttcaatgtaggcCCTTGCGACTTTTgcgcagctgcggcgtacgtggCTTGTAACGAGAtgccctctgtaggccgggaattacggtgcaTCTGAAAATGCTGACAAATTGTGGCTGGGGACATATTATACGCTAAACTGGAGATGGTGTGAGGTGTTTTATttgtacaaacacatttttacaactATTTCATCGAGTAAAGTGAACCAAAGTTATGTCAACGAACCAAGATTGTGGCATGCGTGCGTCAACATAAACAACCTTTTCTCCACATGACATGAAACCGTTTGTCACGTACAGGcttctgttttggttagcaagtTTTATGTCATTGCATGCAACAAATGGCGATAACGCAAATTGTTCCTATTATGTCAAGAAAGGCTTGATGCGACCAAAATGCCATGGGTGGGGTTTGCTAGCTACTTATCACAAGTGCCTGACCTTCGCCTATTACTGCTACTGCgatttaaaatttgaatcaGGGGTGAACTGCATCACAGACAGTCAAAATTTCCGTGTTGTTTCACATGAACTGTCAGAACAAAAATGACGGTTTCCATTAACACGTAACCACATTTGTAATTTCATACGTACATATGTTTATTCAGGAAATACATGGAGCGTGCGGTCAATGAACGGGAGGATCATTGCCAATTGCCTCTGACTATATCCGCGCCCACTACGTTATTTCACACCCGTTCCCTCTCTTTGTCGTATTAGCATCCAGCTATCCACGATAATCGGTGGTTCAACAAACGACTCTATGCAACGtttcaaaacattcaacaaGAGCCACCAGGGGTCGCAGTTTCTCCATTGGAGAAAGTGAGTTCGACTGTGTGCGCCCAGGTCATCAACTTGGATttcatttttggtttttttgtcaGGGCGACTCGACAAAACGTTGAAATTTGCGGGTGGGACTTAGCAAACGTAGCGAAAACTGGAAGTGAACTTCCATCCGCTTGCGATTCAGTCAGATTAATATTTTCTGCAAGACTGACAATGGCGGGAGGGCACCTTCATACCGTCCTGCAGCACCACCCCGTGGGGGGGGCGTCAAAAACGTCCTTGGCACTGAACGTTTGGGTTTTAAAAGAGGCATTAATACAGCCGtggcactaaaaaaaaattcaaatccacGTCATCCAATTCTTTCCCTTTCTAGGTTTAGTCTGACAATAACTTCAAACGCAACTACAAAGATGAATCGTGAAATAAATGCGTGAAGTGAGTTGACTGCACTCGCATCTCAAATCAGAGCAAAAACAGGAACTGAAAAAATTCACGTCACTTTTACATCTCCGAGGCGCTACTGCGCTCCACCggcacatatttttaaaaaaaaaaaaaaaaaaggaaaaatatgtttatgaAATACAGCGAGAGGTTACTGAGGTTGATGATTGCTGGTATAAAAGAGTCCGTTCGATTGCGTAATCCACTATCGACTGATCTTTTCGTAGAAAAGTTTTGACTAccttgtttaaaaacaaaaaaaaaaaacctcaatacTGGTACCGTCGTCGCTTTCCGCCGTGGTTGTGTCTCCCGCCGTGCCAATCGCCTCCACCTCCCCATCCTCCTCCTCGTTGCCCACGACCACCCCGGTTGCCTCCTCCGTCTTGCCTTTTCTGCCAGGGGGGCATCTCGGGGAGGGGGGCTTCTATTTCGGAGGGGCGCCCGCCTCGGTCGGGAACTCTCCCCATTTGGACCTGATGGACACGCGCACGGGCAACAAACGTGAGCGCTGTTGGGATGCATAcgtccaccttttttttttttttttaagtgacaaacttctttctttttattaaaaaattgaaatgacaaataactgattcaattaaaaataaatttaaaaaaatctaaatgtaaataattatgAGATCTCTTCAGGTGTACCTTGTTACAATTTTGGGGTTAAAAGGGGAAAACCTctagttacatttaaaaaattatttttgtagcaTTACTGACCGCATagtgtatttttaattggaaaagtaatgacaaaaataaaatggaaaaaataaacaaacaataaaataataatgaaaaaagatcTGTACATGAACCTTGTTGAgtttaaataatatattttttaaataattaacattattcagtcagaatacttttttttataaatgatttatttcatGAATATAAGCAggaataaaattttaatttaataaaaaaaatattgtagaaCTTTGGACAATATTTcttcttcaaataaaaaaaaaaaaaacaaaacaataaatgctgTAACCTCTATGTACCATGCTGCCCgcacaaataattttaaatttaataaatggaaaattaagAAATAAGCATTGAGTGAACAGtttatcataaaataaaatacacttaatatgtaataataattgtaaacaTAAAAGTAATTGGCACAAAAAGAAACACCATAAGATcatgtgttggttttttttttttttttttttttaaatcaaaataaaagtaaataaactaGTCCCATGACGTTAGGAGTACTGGGATTTCAGGACCAAGCTAAAATgaactttgacatttttcaaactgAATTTGATCTCTAAACTTTTGAATCTCCCCCAACTTGCTAACTTATCTTTGATCTATGGATCGGCGGCATCGTCACGTACCTTGTTGACGGCGCAGGCGGTGTTCTCCCTGCTGGCGCCGCTGCTGGTCTTCACCACGTTGCAGACGTCCTCCCTGGCGGCGAGCAGGGCGGCGGCGTCCGCCGTGGTCTCCGCCTTCAGCGCGTGTCTCTTGGGCTGGTAAGCTTGAGCCATGCTGTCCACCTTTGCCTACGTACAAACCAGAGAGAAaaacacatctaaaaaaaatacattacaaacaaATGATCCATAAATTgcataaaaattgaaatgtatGAGGAAAAATTTTATTGAATTTCCcccccaaataataataaataaatgagctcaaaatgtcttttaaggagaaaggaaaaaaagaaattcatgtaaaaaaaaaaaaaaaaaaatggatctgacattgaaaaaaaggtacagaaacagaaataaaatactaaTTATTTGTTTGGATGCTCACTTAACTAATATCTGGCATGACGACGCTTTTGAGGTCGCTTCACTTGGTTGGGTTGGGAGGTTGACGCGCGTATCAGGCAGTCACGTACCTTGGCCCGGTCGGACCAGCCGAACGACTGAACGGTGACGTCCAGCCGCTTGATGAGCATCCTGCGACGACACTCGTACTCCGACGACATGACCGCATTCACGCTGTGTAACTTCTCCTGGGGGAGGACACGCAAGTGGAAACGTTCAGATTCAtgatacagtgaggaaaataagtatttgaacaccctgctatattgcaagttctcccgcttagaaatcatggaggggtctgaaattctcatcgtaggtccatgtccactgtgagagggagaatctaaaaagaaaaatccagaaatcacaatgtatggttttttcaacgatttatttgtgtgatacagctgcaaataagtatttgaacacctgttagtccacctttaaaagtccacctccactccatgtattatcctgaatcagatgcaccaggtgaggtcgttcgctgcataaagaccaccacctgtccaccccatacaatcagtaagactctaacttgtaacatggccaagacggaaaccacagacaaaattgttcaactccccacggctggaaagggctacggagaaattgccaagcagcttggtgaaaaaaacgctccactgttggagcaatcattagaaaatggaagaagcgaaacatgacggtcagtctcaatcggagtggatccccacgcaagatatcaccttgaggggtctcaatgatccttagaaaggtgacaaatcagcccgggactacacgacaggacttgttcaatgacctgaaaagagctgggaccaccgtttccaaggtgactgtcggtaatacactaagacgtcatggtttggaaatactgcatggcacggaaggttcccctgcttaaaccagaacatatgtcaaggcccgtcttaagtttgccactgaccatttggatgatacagaggagtcacgggagaaggttttgaggtcagatgagaccaaaattgaactttttggtcataattccactgtttggaggaagacgaatggtgagttccatcccaagaacaccatcccgactgtgaaacattggggtggtagcatcatgctttgggggtgtttttcttagCAATGGACAAGctgactgcattgtattaaggagaagatgaccttggccatgtattgtgagattttggggaaccaccgctttccctcagtcagaacattgaagatgggtcgtggttgggtctttcaacgtgataatgacccgaagcacacagccaggaaaaccaagcagtggctccgtaagaagcatatcaaggttctggcatggcctagccagtctccagacccaaacccaatagaaaatctttggagggagctgaaacgccgtgtttctcagtgacagcccagaaacctgtctgatctagagaagacctgtgtggaggagtgggtcaaaatcttttctgcagtgtgtgcaaacctggtgaacaactgcaagaaatgtttgacctctgtaattgcaaacaaaggctactgtaccaaatatcaactttggttttctcaggtgttcaaatacttatttgcagctgtatcacacaaataaatcgtaaaaaaaaaaaaaaaaatcatacattgtgatttctggatttttctttttagattatctctctcgcagtggacatgcacctccgatgacaatttcagacctttccatgatttctaagtgggagaacttgcaatatagcaaggtgttcaaatacttattttcttcactgtacaaaacCTGTTTGGTCTTTTTCAGTTAGTCCGACACTAAAATAAAGGCAAATAAACCATGGAATAAAATAGAATTACGATCATAACGTACCCACTGTTCACTGCTGAGAGCTTTCTTCAAAGCAGGTTTTCCCACAATGCCATTTGGGGAGGTTTCAACAAGTGTACCCACCTGTAGCCACACATTGCAAACCACTTTAacgacattttttttaccatttcaaaCACAGCAtagagcaatttagagagcCTCACTTTGCCTTGGATAAGAGACAGAACATCCACGGCGTCCTTTCCCTTACACGGCGACACGTTCAAGATCTGGCAAATTTCCCGCAGCTCCCGAGACACCGAGCTCCCGTTTTGTCCCTGAATGTGGCTTCGTCTGCGGGTGACGATCTGTGCCGCCTGCAGTTCCGAGCTTAAAAACACTACATGAGAAACACATAACAGAACCAGGAAATCGGCTTAGTCATGCATTAAACCAAAAACacaagccatccattttctcaaccgcttatcctcacgagggctgcagcagtgctggagcctgtcccagctgtcaacgggcaggaggcaagccagacaaaaaagccaaagataAAGCAAATCACGTAGGGCAGGAATCCTTCTTGCGACCACTTGTGGGCCATCGGACTAAAGAGGGTCCTGCTAAACTTTGAGGATGTTGGGCTACTTACAGAGAAACGTGAGATGCTCTTTGGGGCTTCCTTTCTGTATTGCTGTCACATGATACGGGTAGCAAAGCTCCTTCATCAAGCCTCTCAGGTCCACCTCCAGGCTGACCAAGtcctctggggggggggggggggaagaagatTTAATATGAACATTTAAACGACGCAGGGGTGGGAAATAAATtgtactctatttttttttaactgtacattCTCCAATGATGTGTACGTTACTCATTTTCATGTACATTATGAAATTTCTGATTTTTTACCTTCACtccctacatttaaaaaaatctgtactagTTTGTACTAATTACTTTGTCACGATGATCTTGGGctcgtaaaacaaaaaaaaataacacgttTCCATCGTTGTTCCTTTTTATCAGGTCTCCTGCTTCTCTttgttaaagaaagaaaatctgaGCTTTCAGATGtaacacaaacaaatatgatgCACATTGCAGAGCTGCCACCTACTCTAGGACCAAACCAGGTCTAAAAAAAGGCACCAGGCTACTTCCTGTTTGATTGCTTAGCAACCAGCACCAAATATGACTAAGCTCCATGGCGTCCTTGAGCCCTACACTGTACCACAAAAACCAAGTGTAGTTTTGTGCGAAGCCACAGTAGGAGAATTTCGGTCACTGACTCGTTTCATACATTTACCGctactctttttttaaattaaaaaaaaactattaactCATTGTGACAGTTACCATTCTTGTTGTATTATTACGATTATCATGAATCATTTGATTGTTCTGTCGCCTTGTACGTATGTACAgctctttatatatattttttgttcttatATAGCACTccaaaaaatatgagcatttgTGGCTgacccaaaaataaatgttagcaTTTTGGGCTCACCTGGACCGGTGGTGATGCTCTCCTCCAATCCACACAATGGCTTTAACCGGGACACCAACCACCGGCATAAATCCAAATACTCCGCCGACGACAGGCCACCCCGTGCGGCTTGGAGCAACGCCGCCTCATCCGTCAGGGGACCTTCATAACTAAACCggagaaatatttttcagagaCATTTTTCAGCTGTGTTGTAGTCGAAGTTAACATGGCGGAAGACGGAGGAGAGAAAGCTACGCGTTACCATGCTAGCTAGCGCGTCATGAACTCACCCGAGTTGCTCCAAAGAGTCCAAAATATCACACTCCATGGCTTACTCTATGGTTTAGACGTCATAATGTCGTAATACTTAAAGACGAGAACGCGTTTATGAGATGGGGAGGTAAACTGTACATATATTCTAATTCAATGGATTCCTACAAAGGCGTCGTGTTAGCATGCTGTTCCGGTTGTGTTTAAAGACCGACCGGAAACCAGGACTCCCAATCCGAAAAAAGGTTCCACCTTCCGACAGTAGGACTACTGTAAAATTAGGAATTTAAGAAACGCTACCGTAAAAATCCGGAGTGTGAGgggttttgtgtgcgtgtgtgattaAATATCGATAATCTACATCTATGATTCATCAATTTTAAATATCGATAACCTACATCTAAAATTCATTAATTTATCAATATTTGTGATCCATGGGAGGTTGCATCACTCAGTGACACAGATGCCAttcatgtgtatatatatatatatatatatattaaaaaaaaagcataatatATTTAATAGGAGCCACGGtcgagcaactggttagaaccttcacctcacagttctgaggactggggttcgaatcccggccctgcctgtttggagtttggatGTCGTCAgtttcctc
Proteins encoded in this window:
- the fam98b gene encoding protein FAM98B, with the protein product MECDILDSLEQLGYEGPLTDEAALLQAARGGLSSAEYLDLCRWLVSRLKPLCGLEESITTGPEDLVSLEVDLRGLMKELCYPYHVTAIQKGSPKEHLTFLLFLSSELQAAQIVTRRRSHIQGQNGSSVSRELREICQILNVSPCKGKDAVDVLSLIQGKVGTLVETSPNGIVGKPALKKALSSEQWEKLHSVNAVMSSEYECRRRMLIKRLDVTVQSFGWSDRAKAKVDSMAQAYQPKRHALKAETTADAAALLAAREDVCNVVKTSSGASRENTACAVNKVQMGRVPDRGGRPSEIEAPLPEMPPWQKRQDGGGNRGGRGQRGGGWGGGGDWHGGRHNHGGKRRRYQY